One window of the Chitinophaga niabensis genome contains the following:
- the fabG gene encoding 3-oxoacyl-ACP reductase FabG, producing MKFALITGGSRGIGRAVCIKLAEQGYNILINYKGNTAAAEETLAAVKAKGVEGELLKFDVGNFDEVQTVLGGWIENNKEKQIEVLVNNAGIREDMMMFQMSNAQWKGVLDASLDGFFYVTKQVLTGMLIKRYGRIINMVSLSGLKGTPGQVNYSAAKAGLIGATKALAQEIAKRNVTVNAIAPGFIKTDMTEGLPEKELSAMVPMQRFGTAEEVAEAVAFFASRGASYVTGEVMNINGGLYS from the coding sequence ATGAAATTTGCTTTGATAACAGGAGGTTCCCGGGGTATAGGAAGAGCAGTATGTATTAAACTGGCGGAACAGGGATACAATATCCTGATCAATTATAAAGGTAACACAGCGGCGGCAGAAGAAACCCTCGCAGCTGTGAAAGCGAAAGGCGTGGAAGGAGAACTGCTGAAGTTCGATGTAGGGAATTTTGACGAAGTGCAAACCGTATTAGGCGGCTGGATAGAGAATAACAAGGAAAAACAGATAGAAGTACTGGTAAATAATGCCGGTATCCGGGAAGACATGATGATGTTCCAGATGAGCAATGCCCAATGGAAAGGTGTACTGGATGCCAGTTTGGACGGATTTTTCTATGTTACCAAACAAGTGCTCACCGGTATGCTGATCAAACGTTACGGCAGGATCATAAACATGGTATCCCTGTCTGGTTTGAAAGGAACACCCGGCCAGGTGAACTACAGTGCTGCAAAAGCAGGCCTGATAGGAGCCACCAAAGCCCTGGCACAGGAGATCGCAAAAAGGAATGTAACCGTGAACGCCATTGCACCCGGTTTCATTAAAACGGATATGACAGAGGGTTTGCCCGAGAAAGAGTTGTCTGCCATGGTGCCCATGCAACGTTTTGGCACAGCAGAAGAAGTAGCGGAAGCAGTGGCATTTTTTGCATCACGTGGCGCATCATATGTAACGGGAGAGGTCATGAACATTAACGGTGGCCTCTACTCCTGA
- a CDS encoding HAL/PAL/TAL family ammonia-lyase — MVVLGSKVLSLEEVHRVLFDGEELVLDKAAVQNVNDNFEFLKKFSSKKLIYGINTGFGPMAQYRISEDDTHQLQYNLIRSHSSGAGKCLAPVLTKSLMIARLSSFMQGFSGVHTDAVHLLKDLINHNIYPCIYEHGGVGASGDLVQLAHLAHALIGEGNVLYEEEIRPAAEVYAQLGLKPINIHVREGLAIINGTSAMTGIGLVNIIEARKLLLWSCALSAMINEVVEAFDDHLSYELNVVKKHVGQNKIAEMMRGMLKGSKMIRHRPDHLYKELEEEIFKDKVQEYYSLRCVPQILGPIYDTLTHAETVVVGELNSVSDNPVVDHRHQNVYHGGNFHGDYISLEMDKVKIAITKLSMLSERQLNYLLNDKLNHKFPPFMNLGKLGFNFGMQGVQFTATSTVAENQTLSFPMYVHSIPNNNDNQDIVSMGCNAAQMTYKVIENTFEVLTVQVMTLLQAVDYLNCQDRLGAFSSRIYQDIRAIFPKFIEDAPRYADVQRIKAYLMRNEPMVAVEPVTEKRHKTSV, encoded by the coding sequence ATGGTCGTACTAGGAAGTAAGGTGCTTTCTTTGGAAGAGGTGCATAGGGTTTTGTTTGATGGGGAGGAGCTGGTTTTGGATAAAGCAGCCGTACAAAATGTGAATGACAACTTTGAATTTCTTAAAAAATTCTCCTCTAAAAAACTTATTTACGGTATCAACACGGGCTTTGGGCCCATGGCACAATACCGTATCAGTGAAGACGATACCCACCAACTGCAATATAACCTGATCCGCAGCCATAGCTCCGGAGCCGGCAAATGCCTGGCCCCTGTGCTCACCAAAAGCCTCATGATTGCCCGTTTGAGCAGTTTCATGCAGGGTTTTTCCGGCGTACATACAGATGCAGTTCACCTGCTGAAAGACCTGATCAATCATAATATCTACCCCTGCATTTACGAACATGGGGGAGTAGGAGCTTCCGGCGACCTCGTGCAACTGGCTCACCTGGCCCATGCATTGATCGGCGAAGGCAATGTATTATATGAAGAAGAGATCCGCCCTGCGGCAGAAGTATACGCACAACTAGGTCTGAAACCGATTAATATACACGTGCGGGAAGGCCTGGCCATCATCAACGGCACCTCTGCCATGACGGGTATTGGCCTGGTGAACATCATCGAGGCACGCAAACTCCTCCTCTGGAGTTGCGCCCTGTCCGCCATGATCAATGAAGTGGTGGAAGCCTTTGACGATCACCTGAGTTATGAGCTGAACGTAGTGAAAAAACACGTAGGCCAGAACAAGATCGCGGAAATGATGCGCGGCATGCTTAAGGGTAGCAAGATGATCCGCCACAGGCCTGATCACCTGTATAAAGAACTGGAAGAAGAGATCTTTAAAGATAAAGTACAGGAATATTACTCGCTGAGATGTGTGCCCCAGATCCTGGGCCCCATCTACGATACCCTCACACATGCAGAAACGGTGGTGGTAGGAGAGCTGAATTCCGTGAGTGATAACCCTGTAGTGGACCATCGCCACCAGAATGTGTACCATGGCGGTAACTTCCACGGTGATTACATCTCCCTGGAAATGGACAAAGTGAAGATTGCCATCACCAAACTGTCTATGCTCAGCGAACGCCAGCTGAACTATCTCCTGAACGATAAGCTGAACCACAAGTTTCCGCCGTTCATGAACCTCGGCAAACTGGGCTTCAACTTTGGTATGCAGGGTGTACAGTTCACCGCCACTTCCACAGTTGCGGAGAACCAAACGCTGAGCTTCCCCATGTATGTACACAGCATTCCGAATAATAACGACAACCAGGATATTGTGAGCATGGGTTGCAATGCTGCGCAGATGACCTACAAAGTGATCGAAAATACTTTCGAAGTACTCACCGTACAGGTGATGACCCTTTTGCAGGCAGTGGATTACCTGAATTGCCAGGACAGGCTGGGAGCTTTCTCTTCCCGGATCTACCAGGACATCAGGGCTATTTTCCCTAAATTTATTGAGGACGCTCCCCGTTATGCAGATGTACAACGCATCAAAGCATACCTGATGCGCAACGAACCCATGGTGGCCGTGGAACCGGTAACAGAAAAAAGACATAAAACATCCGTGTAA